A window of the Cicer arietinum cultivar CDC Frontier isolate Library 1 chromosome 6, Cicar.CDCFrontier_v2.0, whole genome shotgun sequence genome harbors these coding sequences:
- the LOC101498099 gene encoding protein TIC 56, chloroplastic, whose amino-acid sequence MSSINFNPFSGNWFPFSKPPTPLSLPPLNTILNLSHSPNFASTSLSTPKPSTTTTTTAVEDDESGPFTKMVQQFFHECETLPDHRHTPQVENILKGNDLFEYRPNATEQELKENDEFMESLKNDPVIKMLLKAELGIEKMNEIELKKNEKPFRREDREVWKKVPNVIGLDGLPMPRKAQSKLLAKIKFWDFARQFFFGLWGFRQRPYPPCKPNDVAQAIGYKRLETRYYDFIMRSGVWFYKDRLGRTRGPLALHTLKTAWGAGVIDKNTFIWGEDMDEWAPIHMIYGMERAIATWEVRFSASATAFFHKLQKGIPPWVPLKGFEKKTYKELQEEAIESKRRDLAVLEANGGLWPGVRIPSHALFLWASGTELTPTLEQDHMPNKYIPKDLRKKLAKLIPGLRPWEVLSIEQAMDQITFKGEWYREPLSSYSTGPPFIETWNADMMRFYDIFSGLSNVAVDTLLTTLPGFDKIKEKVMQNYNTRMAKLRRKLKREGRLKEELPEEEWPKN is encoded by the exons atgtCTTCCATAAACTTCAACCCTTTCAGTGGAAACTGGTTCCCATTCTCCAAACCCCCAACTCCTCTCTCTCTCCCACCTCTCAACACTATCCTCAACCTCTCCCATTCCCCAAATTTCGCTTCCACATCTCTCTCCACCCCCAAAccctccaccaccaccaccaccaccgccGTCGAAGACGATGAATCCGGTCCATTCACCAAAATGGTTCAACAATTCTTCCACGAATGCGAAACCCTCCCCGACCACAGACACACACCACAAGTCGAAAATATCCTCAAGGGAAACGACCTGTTCGAATACAGACCTAATGCGACCGAAcaagaattgaaagaaaacGATGAGTTCATGGAATCATTGAAGAACGATCCAGTGATAAAGATGTTGTTGAAAGCTGAGTTAGGCATTGAAAAGATGAACGAAATTGAGTTGAAGAAGAACGAGAAACCGTTTAGGAGAGAGGATAGAGAGGTTTGGAAGAAGGTTCCGAATGTTATTGGGCTTGATGGTTTGCCCATGCCGAGAAAAGCCCAATCGAAGTTGCTTGCGAAGATAAAGTTTTGGGATTTTGCTAGACAGTTTTTTTTTGGGCTTTGGGGGTTTAGACAAAGACCTTATCCTCCTTGTAAGCCTAATGATGTTGCTCAAGCTATTGGGTATAAGAGACTTGAGACACGCTACTATGATT TTATCATGAGGAGTGGTGTATGGTTCTATAAGGATCGGCTGGGTCGAACGCGAGGACCTCTGGCATTGCATACGCTTAAAACTGCTTGGGGTGCTGGGGTCATTGATAAAAACACTTTCATTTGGGGAGAGGATATGGATGAATGGGCTCCCATCCACATGATTTACGGAATGGAGCGTGCTATCGCAACTTGGGAAG TTCGATTTAGTGCTTCAGCGACAGCTTTCTTTCACAAACTACAAAAAGGTATACCACCATGGGTTCCTCTTAAGGGATTTGAAAAGAAGACTTATAAGGAGCTTCAAGAAGAGGCTATAGAAAGCAAGAGACGTGATTTAGCAGTGTTGGAAGCTAATGGTGGCCTTTGGCCTGGAGTTAGAATTCCAAGTCATGCCCTATTTCTTTGGGCTAGTGGCACTGAACTGACCCCTACTTTGGAACAGGATCACATGCCCAACAAGTACATTCCCAAAGATCTTAG AAAGAAGCTGGCTAAACTTATTCCAGGATTGAGGCCATGGGAAGTTCTGAGCATAGAACAAGCAATGGATCAAATAACATTCAAGGGTGAATGGTACCGTGAGCCACTTAGTTCATACAGCACTGGTCCTCCATTCATCGAGACCTGGAATGCTGATATGATG AGGTTCTACGATATATTTAGTGGCCTTAGCAATGTAGCGGTTGACACATTGTTGACGACACTTCCTGGCTTTGATAAAATTAAGGAAAAAGTCATGCAGAATTATAATACAAGAATGGCGAAATTGAGGAGAAAGCTTAAGAGAGAGGGCCGCCTTAAAGAGGAGTTGCCTGAGGAGGAATGGCCTAAAAATTAG
- the FER2 gene encoding ferritin-3, chloroplastic, whose product MALSCSKVSIFSLSPIMGQSPKALTFSSSLSFDLSFSSLRKDLKVCASGSNAPPPTTTTLTGVIFEPFEEVKKEILAVPIAHNVSLARQNFEDQSEAAINEQINVEYNVSYVYHSLFAYFDRDNIALKGLAKFFKESSEEEREHAEKLMKYQNIRGGRVVLHPIVSPPSEFNHVEKGDALYAMELALSLEKLVNEKLLNLHSVADRNNDPQLADFIESEFLDEQVQSIKKIAEYVTQLRLVGKGHGLWHFDQSLLH is encoded by the exons ATGGCTCTTTCTTGTTCCAAAGTTTCGATCTTTTCACTTTCTCCTATAATGGGTCAATCTCCAAAAGCACtcactttttcttcttctttgagcTTTGATCTTTCTTTTTCATCTTTGAGGAAGGATTTGAAGGTTTGTGCTAGTGGTAGTAATGCACCaccaccaacaacaacaacactaaCTGGTGTTATTTTTGAACCATTTGAAGAAGTCAAGAAAGAGATTCTTGCTGTTCCTATTGCTCATAATGTTTCTTTGGCTCGTCAGAACTTTGAAGATCAATCTGAAGCTGCTATTAATGAGCAGATTAA TGTGGAGTACAATGTTTCCTATGTGTACCACTCCTTGTTTGCATACTTCGACAGAGATAACATAGCTCTCAAGGGACTTGCCAA ATTCTTTAAGGAATCTAGTGAAGAAGAAAGAGAGCATGCCGAAAAGCTTATGAAATATCAG AACATTCGTGGTGGAAGAGTGGTGCTGCACCCTATTGTGAGCCCCCCTTCAGAATTTAATCATGTGGAAAAGGGAGATGCATTGTATG cCATGGAATTAGCTCTGTCTTTGGAGAAGTTAGTAAATGAGAAACTTCTGAATCTTCACAGT GTGGCTGATCGTAATAATGATCCTCAATTGGCTGACTTCATTGAGAGTGAGTTCTTGGATGAGCAG GTTCAATCAATCAAGAAGATAGCAGAGTATGTGACACAACTCAGATTAGTTGGAAAGGGTCACG GTTTGTGGCACTTTGATCAAAGTCTTCTTCATTAA